The following proteins come from a genomic window of Fusibacter sp. A1:
- a CDS encoding glycosyltransferase family 2 protein, with protein MKLIIQIPCFNEEMTLPQTIADLPKSIEGIDEIEYLIINDGSTDDTVEVAKGLGVNHIVNLIQNKGLAQCFLSGIDACLHLGADIIVNTDADNQYCGDDICKLVIPILQMKADIVIGQRPIDETDHFSWNKKMLQHFGSFVVRLASNTDVPDATSGFRAYSREAALRINVINEYTYTLETIIQAGRNNGTIISVPIHTNPDTRKSRLFSNMWTYILRSVVIIVRSFMMYKPLRFFGVLGMTSIVTGVVLGIRFLIYYINGYGAGHIQSLILVAILILLGVQAVIAGLQADLVASNRKILEDIQYRIRSFECEQSSNMDRSVKYESSSARRKLF; from the coding sequence ATGAAACTAATAATCCAAATACCTTGTTTTAATGAAGAAATGACCTTACCTCAAACAATTGCCGATCTACCCAAATCAATTGAAGGGATTGATGAAATAGAATACCTGATAATTAATGATGGGAGTACTGACGATACGGTTGAGGTGGCAAAGGGACTAGGAGTAAATCATATTGTCAATTTAATCCAGAACAAGGGACTTGCACAATGTTTTTTATCAGGGATAGACGCATGCTTGCATTTGGGAGCTGATATTATCGTCAATACGGATGCGGATAATCAATACTGTGGTGATGACATTTGCAAATTAGTAATCCCTATCTTGCAAATGAAGGCGGATATAGTTATTGGGCAAAGACCAATTGATGAAACAGATCACTTTTCTTGGAATAAGAAAATGCTTCAGCATTTTGGTAGTTTTGTAGTACGTTTAGCTTCAAATACCGATGTACCGGATGCTACAAGTGGTTTTAGAGCATATTCAAGAGAGGCTGCCTTACGTATAAATGTGATTAATGAATACACCTATACGCTTGAAACAATTATTCAAGCGGGCAGAAATAATGGCACAATTATATCGGTGCCTATCCATACAAATCCTGATACAAGAAAATCACGACTGTTTTCAAATATGTGGACTTATATCTTACGATCTGTCGTGATAATTGTACGCTCTTTTATGATGTATAAACCACTAAGATTTTTTGGCGTATTGGGAATGACCTCTATCGTAACCGGAGTTGTGTTAGGAATAAGATTTCTTATTTACTATATAAATGGCTATGGTGCGGGACATATACAATCACTGATATTGGTAGCAATTCTTATTTTACTCGGTGTACAAGCGGTAATTGCAGGACTGCAAGCAGACCTAGTCGCTTCTAATCGTAAAATATTGGAAGATATCCAATATAGGATAAGAAGTTTTGAATGCGAACAGAGTTCAAACATGGATAGGAGTGTTAAGTATGAAAGCAGTTCAGCCAGAAGGAAATTATTTTGA
- a CDS encoding lysylphosphatidylglycerol synthase transmembrane domain-containing protein: MINSMLLIGLILFTSTLIFKNSAPQQILEVVKRLDMAFVLCAVVSMGTYLFLEACMLDVLVNFKRRITPFSVSIKSMFVGQFYSLITPFASGGQPMQLISMVKDGVKATHSTAVLLNKFLYFQIGVTVFSLFLVALEWSNILVYLTKSYGLIAIGLIFNVIGLGVLLLMVFKPSFVKTITCRLLGALRILKVSELKIKTKQMKYVETIDEFTHKTRCLFVDKKVVMKMSLMTLMQLTAYFGMTYFVYRAFGQQDKSFVEILALQSVLYMSISLIPTPGSTGVAEGGFFIIFNSLFPPGTVAGGVLVWRGISYYLNLLVSGLATLYITGKNSFDANANKQIHLINRKVAS, encoded by the coding sequence GTGATTAACTCAATGCTTCTGATAGGTCTGATACTGTTCACCAGCACTCTTATCTTTAAGAACAGCGCTCCACAACAAATTCTTGAAGTCGTTAAGCGTTTAGATATGGCATTTGTTTTGTGCGCAGTGGTGTCCATGGGGACTTATCTGTTTCTAGAGGCTTGCATGCTTGATGTCTTAGTCAACTTCAAAAGGCGGATCACGCCTTTTTCTGTTTCTATCAAGTCGATGTTCGTAGGGCAGTTCTATTCGCTCATCACACCATTTGCAAGCGGTGGTCAACCGATGCAACTGATTTCGATGGTGAAGGACGGAGTAAAAGCGACCCATTCAACGGCTGTCCTGCTGAATAAATTCTTATACTTCCAGATTGGCGTGACAGTGTTTTCTTTGTTTCTGGTAGCGCTTGAATGGTCAAATATCTTGGTCTACTTGACAAAATCCTATGGGTTAATCGCAATCGGTCTGATCTTTAATGTGATTGGACTCGGTGTGCTGCTTTTAATGGTTTTCAAACCGTCTTTTGTCAAGACCATTACCTGCAGACTGCTTGGAGCCTTAAGAATCCTTAAAGTGTCAGAACTGAAAATCAAGACAAAGCAAATGAAGTATGTGGAGACTATCGATGAGTTCACACATAAGACAAGATGTCTGTTTGTAGATAAGAAGGTAGTTATGAAAATGAGTCTTATGACCTTGATGCAGCTCACCGCCTATTTTGGTATGACCTACTTCGTATACAGGGCTTTCGGGCAGCAGGATAAATCATTTGTAGAGATTCTTGCACTGCAGTCGGTGCTTTATATGTCAATCTCCTTAATTCCAACTCCCGGAAGCACCGGAGTGGCAGAAGGCGGGTTCTTCATCATTTTCAACAGTTTGTTTCCACCGGGAACGGTTGCCGGCGGGGTGCTTGTCTGGAGAGGTATCAGCTACTATCTCAATTTGCTCGTAAGCGGTCTTGCGACACTCTACATAACGGGTAAAAACAGTTTTGACGCAAATGCCAACAAGCAAATACACTTAATAAACAGAAAGGTTGCCTCCTAG
- a CDS encoding DUF427 domain-containing protein: MYKAVFHDKVIARSDRTIEIEGNQYFPQEDVDFDYLTESTHHTTCPWKGLASYYHVVSGSDRTENAAWVYEDPKTKAVQIRGYIAFWKDISVIKE, translated from the coding sequence ATGTATAAAGCAGTGTTTCATGACAAGGTGATTGCAAGATCGGATCGAACGATAGAGATAGAAGGGAACCAGTATTTTCCGCAGGAAGATGTCGATTTTGACTATTTGACTGAAAGCACCCACCATACTACCTGTCCCTGGAAAGGACTTGCAAGCTACTATCATGTGGTATCGGGTTCGGACAGGACCGAAAATGCGGCATGGGTTTATGAAGACCCGAAGACTAAGGCCGTACAAATCAGAGGATATATCGCCTTTTGGAAAGATATATCGGTAATAAAGGAGTAG
- a CDS encoding bifunctional 2-polyprenyl-6-hydroxyphenol methylase/3-demethylubiquinol 3-O-methyltransferase UbiG, whose amino-acid sequence MKAVQPEGNYFDKYENKKKLIQLIMKGYFKDFDRMLASIEFNSVYEAGCGEGHISQHVYKNRGTDKKNIKILASDISERIISKAKVDYPHIDFQVSTIYHLNESTDSYDLTIACEVLEHLEKPEMALNEIFRITRKYVLLSVPNEPIWRIANVLRGKYLMSLGNTPGHINHWNRKKITDLLSSYGEIVEVSTPFPWTMILCRKNDNAIS is encoded by the coding sequence ATGAAAGCAGTTCAGCCAGAAGGAAATTATTTTGATAAGTATGAGAATAAAAAAAAGTTGATTCAATTGATTATGAAAGGTTATTTTAAGGATTTCGATAGGATGCTTGCAAGTATCGAGTTCAATTCAGTATATGAAGCAGGATGCGGTGAAGGACATATTTCACAGCATGTCTACAAAAATAGAGGTACTGACAAAAAAAATATCAAGATTTTAGCAAGTGATATTTCTGAGCGAATAATAAGTAAAGCAAAGGTTGATTATCCCCACATTGATTTTCAGGTCAGCACCATTTATCACTTGAATGAATCAACCGATTCCTATGATCTCACTATAGCATGTGAAGTGTTAGAACACTTGGAAAAGCCTGAAATGGCTTTGAATGAAATTTTTCGCATTACACGAAAATATGTACTACTAAGCGTTCCCAATGAACCGATTTGGCGTATTGCCAACGTTTTGAGAGGTAAATATTTGATGTCATTAGGAAATACACCAGGACATATCAATCATTGGAACAGAAAAAAGATTACTGATTTGCTTAGTAGCTATGGAGAAATAGTTGAAGTAAGCACTCCCTTCCCATGGACAATGATATTATGTCGAAAAAATGATAATGCGATCAGTTGA
- a CDS encoding GAF domain-containing protein yields MQKREQYRKVLKRLESQIANERDWLANLSNSAQLFGKLIDDLNWIGFYLHRNDELVLGPFWGNPAVSRISMGKGVCGTSAEKGETIIVPNVHEFPGHIVCDIISQSEIVVPIFDGDRLLGVLDVDSPTLERFDDEDKKGLEEILKVLVEGTDWQGLN; encoded by the coding sequence ATGCAAAAAAGGGAGCAATATAGAAAAGTATTGAAACGATTGGAATCTCAAATTGCAAATGAAAGAGACTGGCTTGCGAACTTAAGCAATTCGGCTCAATTGTTCGGAAAATTAATAGACGATTTGAATTGGATAGGTTTTTATCTACATAGAAACGACGAGCTTGTGCTCGGACCATTCTGGGGAAACCCCGCCGTGTCTAGAATCAGCATGGGTAAGGGTGTTTGCGGCACTAGTGCCGAAAAAGGAGAAACAATCATAGTTCCCAATGTGCATGAATTCCCAGGGCATATCGTCTGTGATATCATATCGCAAAGTGAAATCGTCGTACCTATTTTTGACGGTGATCGCCTACTGGGCGTTTTAGATGTGGATAGTCCCACACTGGAGCGATTTGATGACGAGGATAAAAAAGGTCTTGAAGAGATACTAAAGGTGCTGGTAGAGGGTACTGACTGGCAAGGACTTAACTAA
- a CDS encoding lysylphosphatidylglycerol synthase domain-containing protein — translation MKNKRIMNLIGNILMILSFAFIAERIIKFNVDFSDLYSLRLMMIVITSVITYAILVITLAKIFETLLGKLTRSIIVKNSTIKLYCKSNLYKYLPGNIFHYIGRNQIAIDNEIKHYAVIATTLMEMILLIFTAIITSIIFAGEFAVTYLMKRHILNEVYYGLGLLLIAACLIILVNIKNSTVRNYIEKMKDQLRHVGFAVTIKIIVLYMITFIVNAVMFMMVLACVGGTLDLGLVLPIIGMYSLSWVIGFVTPGAPAGIGIREAMMSVFLFGIVQENLVVTAVLLYRAVTIFGDVLGYVIAYRWENNLD, via the coding sequence TTGAAAAACAAGAGGATTATGAATCTTATAGGGAATATTTTAATGATATTGTCATTTGCTTTTATTGCTGAAAGGATAATAAAGTTTAATGTTGATTTTTCTGATTTGTATTCATTGAGACTGATGATGATAGTAATCACCTCAGTTATTACTTATGCAATTTTAGTAATAACCCTCGCTAAGATATTTGAAACTCTTTTAGGGAAATTAACCAGGAGTATTATCGTTAAAAATAGTACGATTAAACTCTATTGTAAATCAAATCTTTATAAGTATTTACCGGGTAATATATTCCATTACATCGGTAGAAATCAAATTGCGATTGATAATGAGATTAAGCATTATGCTGTAATTGCAACTACGCTTATGGAAATGATATTATTGATCTTTACAGCTATTATCACATCGATTATTTTTGCAGGTGAGTTTGCCGTTACCTACCTAATGAAGAGGCACATTCTCAATGAGGTTTACTATGGCTTAGGTTTGCTACTGATAGCTGCTTGTTTAATCATTCTAGTCAACATTAAAAATTCAACGGTCAGAAATTACATAGAGAAGATGAAAGATCAACTAAGGCATGTTGGATTTGCAGTCACTATAAAAATCATTGTACTTTATATGATTACCTTCATAGTAAATGCCGTTATGTTTATGATGGTCTTAGCCTGTGTAGGAGGCACTCTCGACTTAGGGCTTGTTTTACCTATAATCGGTATGTACTCACTTTCGTGGGTTATTGGTTTTGTAACACCTGGAGCACCGGCAGGTATAGGGATACGCGAAGCGATGATGAGTGTGTTTCTATTTGGAATAGTTCAGGAGAACTTGGTGGTAACAGCGGTGCTGTTATACAGGGCAGTAACCATATTTGGAGATGTTTTAGGTTATGTTATCGCATATAGGTGGGAGAACAACTTAGACTGA
- a CDS encoding deoxynucleoside kinase, which translates to MSIVIDGIIGAGKSTVASFLSETFDMPMFEELKDDGSNSLAQRMLDRFYEDQSRWSAIIQVMFLNDRFKDIKKIEAMNQPAIIDRSIYGDEIFAKTIHDRGNMTEDEFVIYRDLLHNMLQHIKAPRLLVYIDVSVDTAMDRINKRARSTEADLIPRDYMEDLRRNYEAWFNAYDLSPKIKIDLNDSLVCEQGILKPEKKKALLEAFKPFLTYK; encoded by the coding sequence ATGTCAATTGTAATCGATGGCATTATCGGTGCCGGTAAAAGCACAGTCGCCAGTTTTTTAAGTGAAACGTTCGACATGCCTATGTTTGAAGAATTAAAGGACGATGGGTCCAATTCACTTGCCCAGCGTATGCTTGATAGATTTTATGAAGACCAGTCCAGATGGAGTGCGATCATCCAGGTCATGTTCCTAAACGACCGGTTTAAAGATATAAAAAAAATCGAAGCGATGAACCAGCCTGCGATTATAGACCGATCGATCTACGGCGACGAGATTTTCGCTAAAACCATCCATGATAGGGGCAACATGACTGAGGATGAGTTCGTCATCTACAGAGACCTGCTACATAACATGCTGCAGCACATCAAAGCACCGAGACTGCTTGTCTACATTGACGTGTCTGTCGATACAGCGATGGATAGGATCAACAAACGCGCACGATCTACAGAAGCCGACTTGATTCCAAGAGACTATATGGAGGACCTTAGAAGAAACTACGAAGCATGGTTTAACGCATACGACCTAAGTCCGAAAATCAAAATCGATCTGAACGATAGCTTAGTGTGCGAACAGGGGATCCTTAAGCCCGAAAAGAAAAAAGCTCTGTTAGAAGCTTTCAAGCCCTTCCTTACCTATAAGTAA
- a CDS encoding aminoacyl-histidine dipeptidase, with protein sequence MILNGLKPERVLYYFEQLSMIPRESGNEKAVSDYLVSVANELGLEVIQEPCMNVIIKKPATAGYESAPKVILQGHMDMVCTKKEGSAHNFETDPIELVVDGDYIRTKDTTLGADNGIAVAMTLAVLEDKTIEHPQITALVTAAEETGMDGAIGLDPSHVEGDILINLDSEEEGVLLASNAGGANVDITVPVKWISHELPGAYAITIKGLKGGHSGIEINKMRANAIKLIGRLLEHIDLEKLAVFGVSGGEKMNAIAKFATVRVVTDADVDTVMAALEPIEEMFKNEYAVADPDLSIAFERIDLPNMIWSDETLHGVITAMRLIPQGVETMSQSIEGLVESSNNIGVLTSSDKEIVFVNAVRSSVASLKEEIISRMSIIANLIESDVKVYAEYPEWAYRLESPIRDLMIEVYKEMNGKEMLVHAIHAGLECGLLSEKLGDIDMISLGPEMHDVHTPNEHLSISSTERVYTFLLEVLKRIK encoded by the coding sequence ATGATACTTAATGGATTAAAGCCGGAAAGAGTACTTTATTATTTTGAACAGTTGTCGATGATTCCTAGGGAATCGGGAAATGAGAAAGCGGTATCGGATTATTTGGTTTCTGTAGCAAATGAGCTAGGACTAGAAGTTATCCAAGAGCCTTGTATGAATGTCATTATCAAAAAACCAGCAACTGCAGGTTATGAATCAGCTCCTAAAGTGATTCTACAGGGGCATATGGACATGGTTTGTACTAAAAAAGAAGGTTCTGCCCATAATTTTGAAACAGATCCTATCGAACTAGTTGTCGATGGAGACTATATCAGAACGAAGGATACGACACTAGGTGCCGACAATGGAATCGCAGTTGCGATGACACTTGCCGTTTTAGAAGATAAGACAATCGAGCATCCTCAAATCACGGCACTTGTCACTGCCGCTGAAGAAACGGGTATGGATGGAGCTATCGGTCTTGATCCTTCGCATGTGGAAGGGGACATTCTGATCAACCTCGATTCGGAAGAAGAAGGTGTTTTACTAGCATCTAATGCGGGTGGCGCCAATGTTGACATCACGGTGCCTGTGAAGTGGATCAGTCACGAACTTCCAGGCGCGTATGCGATTACCATCAAAGGTCTAAAAGGCGGTCATAGCGGTATCGAAATCAATAAGATGAGAGCGAATGCCATTAAGCTGATCGGACGCTTGCTTGAACATATCGATCTTGAGAAGCTTGCTGTGTTTGGTGTGAGCGGTGGTGAGAAGATGAACGCCATTGCCAAGTTCGCGACCGTGAGGGTGGTGACCGATGCGGATGTTGATACGGTGATGGCCGCGCTCGAACCGATTGAAGAGATGTTTAAGAACGAATATGCTGTGGCAGACCCTGATCTGTCAATCGCATTTGAACGCATCGATTTACCGAACATGATTTGGAGCGATGAGACGCTGCACGGCGTAATCACTGCGATGAGACTGATTCCACAAGGTGTTGAGACAATGTCGCAAAGCATTGAAGGTCTTGTCGAGAGCTCGAACAACATCGGTGTGTTGACTTCAAGCGATAAGGAAATCGTCTTTGTAAATGCGGTAAGAAGTTCAGTCGCTTCACTTAAAGAAGAGATTATCAGCCGCATGTCGATCATAGCAAACCTGATCGAATCGGATGTGAAAGTTTATGCGGAGTACCCGGAATGGGCATATCGTCTTGAATCACCAATTAGAGATTTGATGATTGAAGTGTATAAGGAGATGAACGGTAAGGAAATGCTTGTACATGCGATCCATGCGGGTTTAGAATGCGGTCTCTTGTCTGAAAAACTTGGCGACATCGACATGATCAGCCTAGGACCTGAAATGCATGATGTGCACACTCCAAACGAACATTTGAGTATATCTTCTACGGAGAGGGTATATACGTTCTTGTTAGAGGTTTTAAAAAGAATCAAATAG
- the mnmA gene encoding tRNA 2-thiouridine(34) synthase MnmA gives MKKRVMVAMSGGVDSSVCAALLINDGYEVIGATMWLFDDQEEQVFEDARAVCRHLEIEHHVIDLRDVFKSEVIDYFKSSYLAGLTPNPCAKCNRTIKFGVLFEWMHKLSCDFMATGHYAVIENKGGNYRLKRASTDRKDQVYFLHSIRPEQLAHLLFPLGSYPDKAEVRRVAHELALPVAGKKDSDGLCFASGVDYRTYLDEMLSSNEAAGSIVHSSGRVLGQHHGYYRYTVGQKRNLGIDIEKNECVIDIDAKSKEVVIGVESLAYHSGLVISDTTWIEALVEDHVYDVKMFNWGYVLKAKLEKTADDTYHVSFDSPVRAIAPGQYLVVYDGEYVLGGGSIVKIEDW, from the coding sequence ATGAAAAAGAGAGTGATGGTGGCCATGAGCGGCGGGGTGGACAGTTCTGTCTGTGCGGCCCTGTTGATAAATGACGGATATGAAGTGATCGGGGCTACCATGTGGCTGTTCGACGATCAGGAAGAACAGGTTTTTGAGGATGCCAGGGCGGTTTGCAGACATCTTGAGATAGAGCATCATGTGATTGATCTGAGAGACGTGTTCAAATCAGAGGTCATCGATTATTTTAAGTCAAGTTACTTGGCAGGGCTGACTCCAAATCCTTGTGCGAAATGCAACCGTACAATCAAGTTTGGTGTTCTATTTGAGTGGATGCACAAGTTAAGTTGCGACTTTATGGCGACAGGGCATTACGCGGTCATTGAAAATAAGGGCGGGAACTACCGGCTAAAGCGTGCTTCGACGGATAGAAAAGACCAAGTCTATTTTTTACACAGTATAAGGCCGGAACAGCTGGCACATCTTCTGTTTCCGCTTGGAAGCTATCCTGACAAGGCGGAGGTGAGGCGCGTCGCCCATGAGCTAGCTTTGCCTGTCGCGGGCAAAAAGGACAGTGATGGACTTTGTTTTGCAAGTGGTGTCGATTATAGGACATATCTTGATGAGATGCTTTCTTCAAATGAAGCCGCCGGTAGTATCGTACATTCGAGTGGCAGGGTTTTAGGTCAACATCATGGGTATTACCGCTACACGGTGGGACAAAAACGAAATTTGGGAATAGACATTGAAAAAAACGAATGTGTGATTGACATTGACGCCAAATCAAAAGAAGTCGTTATCGGGGTCGAGAGCCTGGCTTACCACTCAGGTCTTGTCATTAGCGACACCACTTGGATCGAAGCTTTGGTGGAAGACCATGTCTACGATGTGAAAATGTTCAATTGGGGCTATGTGCTAAAGGCGAAACTTGAAAAAACAGCTGATGATACCTATCATGTCAGCTTTGATAGTCCTGTCAGGGCAATTGCGCCAGGCCAGTATCTGGTTGTGTATGATGGCGAGTATGTGTTGGGCGGGGGATCGATTGTGAAGATTGAAGATTGGTGA
- a CDS encoding nucleotide sugar dehydrogenase: MKITIAGVGYVGLANAILLAQHNQVIAYDIKEDSVNMINNKKSPFADSLIDDYLSTKKLNLKATTDAYEAFSKADYIIICTPTNYDPKKSYFNTESVETLVRDIISINPDSIIIIKSTVPVGYTRKLKKMYDISNVIFVPEFLSEGIALYDCLYPSRIIIGEQSERAIVFSKLLIRGAIKKSIPVLYTDSTEAEAIKLFSNTYLALRVAYFNELDTYAELRGLNVRHMIEGVCLDSRIGNHYNNPSFGYGGYCLPKDTKQLLANYEDVPNNIIAAIVDSNRTRKDHIAEMIIARKPKIVGIYRLTMKKNSDNFRYSSIQGVMKRIKGKGIEVVLYEPKITDTHFYNSRVIMDLNEFKKISDVIVANRISDDIKSVKDKVYTRDIFGKC; this comes from the coding sequence ATGAAAATTACAATTGCAGGAGTAGGATATGTGGGGCTGGCTAATGCGATTTTATTGGCACAGCATAATCAAGTAATTGCATACGACATTAAAGAAGATAGTGTGAATATGATAAACAATAAGAAGTCACCATTTGCCGATAGTTTGATTGATGACTATTTGAGTACTAAGAAGCTTAACTTAAAAGCTACTACCGACGCTTATGAAGCTTTTAGCAAGGCGGATTACATCATTATATGTACTCCTACTAATTATGATCCTAAAAAAAGTTATTTTAATACAGAGTCTGTAGAAACGTTGGTCAGAGATATAATTTCAATTAATCCAGATTCGATCATTATTATTAAATCAACTGTGCCAGTAGGTTATACCCGTAAATTGAAGAAGATGTATGATATAAGTAATGTCATTTTTGTTCCTGAGTTTTTGAGTGAAGGAATCGCTTTATACGATTGTTTATATCCATCAAGAATTATTATAGGTGAGCAATCTGAAAGAGCCATTGTATTTTCAAAATTACTTATCAGAGGAGCGATTAAAAAATCTATTCCTGTTTTATATACTGATTCAACGGAAGCAGAGGCGATCAAGCTTTTTTCAAATACATATCTTGCTCTGAGAGTGGCTTACTTTAACGAACTTGATACCTATGCAGAACTCAGAGGCTTAAATGTAAGGCACATGATAGAAGGCGTGTGTCTTGATTCACGTATAGGGAATCATTACAATAACCCTTCTTTTGGCTACGGTGGATATTGTCTTCCGAAAGACACAAAACAATTGTTAGCTAATTATGAGGATGTACCCAACAATATCATAGCTGCCATTGTCGATTCGAATAGGACTCGAAAAGATCATATAGCAGAAATGATTATTGCCAGGAAGCCAAAAATTGTTGGGATTTATAGATTGACCATGAAAAAAAATTCGGATAATTTTAGGTATTCATCTATACAAGGTGTTATGAAACGCATAAAGGGTAAAGGGATTGAAGTAGTCTTATATGAACCGAAAATAACAGACACGCACTTCTATAATTCCAGAGTAATTATGGATTTGAATGAATTTAAGAAAATTTCTGATGTGATTGTTGCCAACAGAATATCGGATGATATCAAAAGCGTAAAGGACAAGGTATATACCAGGGACATTTTTGGTAAGTGCTAG
- a CDS encoding glycosyltransferase, whose product MERNTCDVLILTASFGNGHNSATNALIEKIESLFPDMSVVSEDLFSITTPKLKEYLFETYNLLTRSKLPLYNGLYHLRNTKENVVDELMLKLYYKRFEKYVQNLKPKMIISVFPTCAQFVSNYKEKTDASIKSVTVITDVVAGWEWINESTDMYCVPAQDVKNALIEKGISSRQVFITGVPVMEAFDSDHEGVRSIKNVLMMSSAMGKLSFTQKTIETLGELPYQFTVVTGKNVELFRKLSAMKIPENIHVIGYTQNIAQIMKQSDLIITKPGGATIFEAIESNLPMLIQPSKVGQEVFNIEFINKYGFGETFKNQSEMISKMDLMLNDDAQFNSIISKMNDFKTNTQRDEAFIQIGKWMNQSKVGVN is encoded by the coding sequence ATGGAAAGAAATACATGTGATGTGCTAATACTGACTGCCTCTTTCGGAAACGGTCACAATTCGGCGACCAATGCGCTTATTGAGAAAATTGAAAGTCTTTTTCCCGATATGTCGGTGGTTTCTGAAGATTTATTCAGTATTACTACGCCAAAACTAAAAGAATATTTGTTTGAGACATACAACTTGCTTACAAGATCAAAACTGCCACTATATAATGGACTGTATCATTTAAGAAATACTAAAGAAAACGTCGTAGATGAGTTGATGCTTAAACTTTACTACAAACGATTTGAAAAATATGTTCAGAACCTTAAGCCGAAGATGATCATCTCGGTGTTTCCGACATGCGCCCAATTCGTGTCTAATTATAAGGAAAAAACAGATGCGTCCATCAAATCGGTGACTGTGATTACGGATGTGGTGGCTGGTTGGGAATGGATCAATGAAAGTACAGACATGTACTGTGTTCCCGCACAGGATGTGAAAAACGCGCTTATTGAAAAGGGTATCAGCTCAAGACAGGTATTCATCACTGGCGTTCCTGTAATGGAAGCGTTTGATAGCGACCATGAAGGTGTAAGATCCATTAAAAACGTCCTGATGATGAGTTCGGCCATGGGAAAACTAAGTTTTACTCAGAAGACTATCGAGACGCTTGGTGAGCTTCCTTATCAATTTACAGTGGTCACAGGAAAGAACGTGGAGCTGTTTAGAAAACTTAGCGCGATGAAGATTCCAGAAAACATTCATGTGATAGGATACACACAAAATATCGCTCAAATCATGAAGCAGTCGGACCTGATAATCACAAAACCTGGCGGGGCGACCATATTTGAAGCGATAGAAAGCAATCTCCCCATGCTGATACAACCTTCAAAGGTCGGTCAGGAGGTCTTCAATATCGAGTTCATCAACAAATACGGTTTCGGCGAAACCTTTAAAAATCAGTCCGAAATGATCAGCAAGATGGATCTGATGTTAAATGATGACGCGCAGTTTAATTCCATTATCAGCAAGATGAATGATTTTAAGACCAATACCCAAAGAGATGAAGCCTTTATCCAAATAGGCAAGTGGATGAATCAGTCCAAGGTAGGTGTCAATTGA